Genomic segment of Bacillus thuringiensis:
GCTTTAAGTGAACGTTTAAGTGATGAAATGGACGCTGTTCGTGAATCGCATAGAGCTGAATTAGAGTCTTTCAAAGAAATGAATGCACAGAAATTAGAACTTGCAAAAAATCCGCCAGATAGCGCAGCAGTACAAGAAATATTTGCTCAATTAGAAGGATGGGGTAAAGCAATAGCTAAAGGCGGAGAAGAAGGTAAACAAGCATTTGTGGATATGGTTAAATGGCTAGATCAAATCCAGGATGCTGATTTGAAAGAAGCAATTGGTGTAGAACTTTTCGGTAGATGATAAATTGTGCCGAATTAAAATCGCGGTATGAAGCAAGAAGGGTGAGATTCCTGACTTGAACCGAAGGCTATACGAAGTATAGTCAGGGGCAGAGCATAGAGGGTGAAAAGATATAATCCCTCCACGAGACCGTGACACTTTCTTTATAAGTGAAAACGTATGCCGAGCTTACACTAATATGAAGTGTAAGAAGTAAGGGATAAAAAGCCTTTACGATAACAAAATGACAATGTGGGAAGATCAAGGTCAAAAAATCATAAATACGATTTTACAAACTGAACAAAAACAAGCTGACTTAAAACAAGGCATAGATGATTTACAACAGTCCGTAAGTAAAACAGACGCATCACCGATGGTCAAATTGAAAGAAGCGATGAACGATTTAAAAGAAGCTCTTGAACCAGTGTTACTTACAGTAGCAGAATTGGTTTCTAAAATAGCAGAATTCATTTCAGCTCATCCAGTTTTAGCGGCTGCAATTACAGCCATAACTGTTGCAATCGGTATACTTGTTGGTATTTGCGCAGCTCTCGCCCCAGTAATATTCTTAGCAACATCAGGGGCTATAACCTTTGCAGGAGTTATGGCTGTTTTAACAAGCCCGATTGCTTTAGTGGTTGCGGCAATTGCAGGTTTAATTGCTATATGGGTATTATTCGGAGATAAAATAATGGCCATATATAATGAATACTTCAAACCTACAATAGATCAAATAGTATCTATAATTGTTGGGACATTGCAACCAGTATTTGACAAAGGTTTTACAATCATAAAAGATATTGTCAAAGATGCATTTGATATTATCAAACGAGTTTGGGAAGAAATACTCTCTCCTGTTTTTTCAAAAATTTCATCATTCATAGAAAATGTACTGTTACCAGCTTTTAAATTTGTATTTAGTGCTATTGGTAGTGTTGTATCAGATGCATTTGATGGAATAAAAGTCGTGTGGGATACGGTCTTAAAGCCAATTTTAAACGGAATTATCGATTTCATTTCTGGTGCTTTCTCAGGAGATTGGGACAAAGCATGGAAAGGAATTGTGAAAATATTTGATGGAGTATTCAATGGAATAGAATTAGCAGCAAAAGCGCCAATAAATGCTGTGATTTCAATGATTAATGCATTGATTGAGGGTATTAACAGTATAGATATGCCTGATTGGGTTCCGTTTGTTGGTGGAGGGAAAACTCATATACCGACAATCCCAATGTTAGCAACAGGTGGGCATGTTCTTGGTGACGGTTCATTTATTGCCGGTGAAGCTGGACCAGAGTTATTTACCAAAAGAGGTAATCGTGTATCTGTTACGCCTTTATCTTCAAATGAAAAGTCACTTGGTATTACGGGTACTATGAGTCGATTAATTGGCGATATGAGTTATTCAATGGCTAGTTCTATGAAAGAGCTATCTGGCTTAAAAAGTGTCATCAGTAATGTATATGGCAGTATGGCTAGTAGCACACAAGCGATGAGCCGAAACGCTAGTCAAAGTAATGTAGATGGAAATTCTTCAAACTCAAACGGGAATATTTCATATAATTTCGAAAGAATGTTTGAAGGTGCTACCTTCCCTATTCGTGAAGAAGCTGACATTAAAAAATTAGCAGTGGAATTAGGGAAATATATTAAGACATCAGGAAGAAAGGTGGGACAACTGTGAGTTTGACGATAGACGGGAAACGAATAAGTGAACTTAAATTAGCCCTTTTGCCAGGATTCCAACATCCAGCAGCCCCACCAGTTCGTGACTATACAGTTTCTATCCCTGGTCGTCCTGGTGCTTATTATTTTGGTTCAGATATAGACCCTATACAATTTAGTTTGCCTTTACTTGTTAAACCACAAGAAAATAGATACGAATTAGCGGTAGCTATCAGAAAAATGATGGCTGCCTTTATTGATCCTTACGGCAAACCAAAGGAAGTAAAACTGATTTATGATTATGAACCTGATAAATATTACCTAGCTCGATATAGTGGTTCGCTTCCAATTGAACGTTATCTTAGTATGGGTAAGTTTGAATTACCTATGATTGCTTATGATCCACATGCATATTCAATCGTAGAAACAGACGATTTAACATTTGATAGTGAAATTCCTTTTGAATCAGATGTGACTTTTGATATTGGTGATTATGGATTTGCAATTAATACGCCACAAAGTATTAACATAGATAATTATGGTTCTTTAGTTGCCCGACCTGTTATCGAGATTTCAGGTACCGCAACGAATTTAACTCTTACCCTAAACGGTGAGAGTTTTTTATTTGGAAGTTTTTCGAATGCATCTTTTCTAATCGATGCAGAGCATTATGCCGCTATGAAAAACGGACAAAACTTCTTATTCGAATTGAAAGGGAACATGGAAAGATTAGAACTATTGCCTGGTACGAATGCAGTGAACATAACGGGTTCTAACTTAAACATTAATATTTCATTCAAATTAAAAGCGAAATACATGTAAGGTGGTGGAACACAATGGCTGAATTAACATTTACACCCGTACCAGAGATAGGACAAAACGAACCTTTAAGGGTAGGGAAACCAAAGATAAATCAAACTATCCGAAATTCAAACGAAATAACACGAGACTTAACAAATGCCAAAAATGGTTACCCAGATTTAACAAGTAGGCTATCCAATTCAGATATTAATTTAATGAACAATCCAAGTTTTAAAGTTGTCCCAGATTATTATGAAAAAGCATCAAGTATTACTCTTGTACTTACGACAACCGGACGACTAGGAACGCGTATTGATAGCGCTACTTATGTAGAAGGTGACTGTGTTAAATACAAACTTCTAAGAAATGTTAATCCTAATGAAGATATTACGGTAAGTTTTTTAGCAAATGTATTTACATCATCTTGTAGAGTTCGATTTAGAGTTGCGTACGGTCAATGGTCTGAGTGGGAAAAAGTCGCTAATACGGCAGGGGTAGATACATGGTTTAAGAAAACCTTCAATGTAGGTGATTTCCCTGTTACAAATGCATACAACTGGTTAGCAATTGAATTTGATAAATCTATGGATATCGCCCAAAACACATTAGTTGTAGCAAAAGGATTTGACTTTAGCTTAAATGCATACGAAGGCGTAAAAAAACAATCTGTCAATATTGAATTGCTACCGGAACAAATTCAAGGTGTTCAGTTTAACAACTTGTTAAATATGTCAGAAAGAACGATAAATAAGTATATTACTGATGCAGGATTTGAGAATGATAGTACATCGATTGATGTAACACGATATATCAAAGTCACTCCAGGAGAAACAATTGGGGTTAATTTTAAATATGTAACTCCAGGTGGATTTTTTGATCATAATAAAAAATGGATTCGTAAATTTAATTTTAATGAAACAGCAGCAGGTAGTGGATGGTTTACAGATAATACGCCATCTAACGCTAGTTACATCCGTGTAAATGTTCTAAAGGCTAATCTTAGTGCCTTTATGCTAAAAAAGACAGCAACCAAACCAACATCTTATTCGTATTATGGTTTTACCTCTGAATGGTTGCCAAGTAAAGCTGAATTCTTACAATCTCTTATCCAGCCAGAACGCTTAACCGGTGTAGAAGCATTGAATTTATATGATGATACAACATCATTGAAAAATAAATATATGGACGATCTAGGGAACATTATAGACAGCTCAATTATAAATTTATCTCGCTCTATTGTAGTAGCTCCAGGAGAAATACTTGGATGTAACTATAAATATGCACAAGCTGGTGTTTTCTTTGATGAACAGAATCGTTTTATTAAGAAAATAGATTTTGTTCAGAGCGAAACGGGATGGTATACCGTAACAGTGCCAGAAAATGCGCGAATGGTTCGCGTGAATGTTGTAAAAAATGATTTGCTAACTTATATGTTGAAAAAGTCAGCTGTAAAACCTAAGGGCTATTCTCCATACGGATTTCTATTACCGTGGGCTGTTATGACTACTAATAAATTACTAGGTAAATTGATTGCTACATTTGGTGATAGTATTACATGGTTAGATGGTAAAGTTATTGCGGAAGTTGGTCCCGAACCGCTTGTAGGATATCAATCCTATATGCGAAAAGCTGGGGCTATTGTTGATAATTTCGGGCACAGTGGCGCCACTATCGCTCGTTCTGGTATTAGCGGTGTAGGATGTATTCTTGATGATATTAAAGCTCAAGATGTTACAAAGTATGAAATTATTACAATCGCCGGAGGAACAAATGACGTTGGACAAAACGTTAACTTTGGAGTTGTTGGAGTAGAAGAAGATACAACATTCGATGAAACTACAACATTCGGAGCGTTACGTGCAGCTATTGAATATATTCGTTCGAAAAATCCAAAATGCAGAATTTACATTAGTACTCCAATTAGATCAGGTAGAGCGACAAGACCATCGGCTAAAATGCAAGAAGTATCCGAAGGTTTACGTAAAATTGCAAAAATGTATTCTTGTCCACTCGTTGATATGCATGCTGAAAGTGGCATAGGAAAAGGAACGTATTCAACACATCTATACGATGATTTGCATCCAAATAATGATGGATTCCGTGCAATGGGAGATTACTTTGTAGGACAATTAACGTCTAAGTAAGGGGTGGTATATTGTTAAAACTATACAACAAACAAATGCAGCTCAAGGCATATCTTGAAAATGCATATAACATAAAGTACAACCCGCCACTCAATGAACTTTGGACGGCGGGTTTTTCATTGCCCTTTACAGATCCAAAGAGAGAAGAAATTGAAACGTTTGATTATGTGGAAATATTCGATAATGGTAAGCGTATCGGTATGTTCCGTATTATGGACAGTGAAGAAGAAAGAGAAGTACACGAAAAAATAATAACTTATGATTGCGAGCACGTTTTATCCACACTAATGGATAGCGTGCTTTTTGGTTATCACGAAAGAATAAATTTAACCACAAGGGAGAATATCGAGTATCTTCTTAGCAAACAGAGAATAAAACATTGGAAACTTGGTCAATGTGATTTCACAAAGTATTTTTCTTATAGTTGGGAAAATGAAGATACGTTATTAGGACCGATATATAGCATTCCGAAGCCATTTGATGAGAAATTCCAATGGACATGGGACGATTCCTCGTATCCTTGGACGTTAAACATTGTCCGATATTCTGAAGAAATTACGGGTGAACTTCGATATCGGAAGAATATGAAGGGAATTAAACGAAAAGTAGAAGCAAAGGATGTCATGACTAGGATTTATCCGCTGGGTTATGGAGAAGGTGTAAACCAACTTACAATTAAAAGCGTTAATAATGGCCTTCCTTATATAGACGCTCCTGAGTTTGTCAGAGAATTACACGATGGATTTGATTATATATGGGTAGATAGAAGATTTGAAGATGCTCAATCACTTTACGCTTCAGCAAATTCAATGTTGCTAAAAGCATGTATGCCGAAAGTTACTTATGAAATTCAGGCAATTGATTACGAATTGATTGACCCATACAAAATAGAAAAGTATGAGACTGGTAAGCTAGTACGTCTGTATGATGAGGATTTCAATATATCAGTAGATTTACGAGTAATGGATCGTTCGAAAGATGATGTTACAGGGAATCCACTTGATGTAAAACTCGTATTAGAAAATAAGGTAACTGATTTAGGTACAATACAGGCCGATATTGAGAAACGACAGAGAGTCAACGAAGTGTATTCTCAAGGAACGACGAATATTGATAGTCGAGATTTCCAAGATAATTGCGACCCCGAACATCCAGCTATCATTAGGTTTCAAATACCTAACGATGTGAAAAATGTGAATGAATTGTTACTGACATTTGAGATATTAAGATTTAGAGCATATGAGCGCGCCATTAAAGGCGGCGGGGCTGTAGTGGGCTCTACAAGCGCTGGCGGGGGTACAGTGTCCTCCACATCGGCTGGGGGGTCTATCGTACAATCGACGTCTAGTGGCGGTAGCAGTACACAAACATCAACTAGTGGCGGCGGGAGTGTGCAAACATCTAGCGGTGGCGGGGATCATGTTCATAAGATGTTTCATGGTGGTGGTATTGTTCCCTCTGAACCTCCAACGATAGGATTGTACACAGCATTTTCTGATCCTGGTAGGAATACAGCGGCTTCGTTTTATGCAAAAGGAACAGGAGCTAGTCTATACACACATGGTTCTAGTGGCGAGCACACGCATAGTCTGTCCATACCAAATCACCAACACTCTATTAGCATTCCAAGCCACCAACATTCTATTAGTCTGCCAAACCACCAGCACGATATACACCTAGACCCGCACAGCCATGAAATCACATTGCCAAATCACACCCACGATATTGAGTTCGGCATTTTCGAATTATATCAAACCCCATCAAAAGTAACGATTGAAGTGGATGGGAATACATTGCCTTTCGATTCGATAAGAGGACAAGATATAAATTTGATTCCGTATTTAGCGAAGGATAGCGAAGGGAAATTGCAGCGTGGTCGTTATGTTGAAATTAAAATTACACCAGATAGTTTAGCTAGAATTAATGCTACTGTTACAGGACGCTTGTTTATTCAGTCCAGAAGTGGCGGTACGTATTAAGATAAATGATAAAAAATAATGAAGGAGATGGATAACATATGCAAACAATTGAAATTCACACACAAGGCGGATTAAAACACACGGTACAAACAGAAAAATACGATGCACAGGTGCTAAACGAACAATTGAATAGTAACGACCTAATTACCGTACTTATCGGTGATTTTATTATCCAACGAATTGATGTAAAACGTATTTTACCAATCAATTTGCCTGCTGCAGAAGGCACTAAAAAATTAAAGGTTCATACAAACGGTGGGAAAGAGATTGAGATTGTAACAAATGATTATGATCCAATCTACTTAAATGAACAATTGAACAACAGCAATACCATTACGGTTGTAATTGGTGATTATATCTTCTCCCGAATCGACGTGAAGCAGGTGGTCCCAGTGAAAGAAGAACCATCAGAAGGAACTGGTGAAGGTGGAACGATAGTTAGCCAAACGCTTCCTAAAGAGGAGGGATAACAAAAAAATGGAAACGATTATATATTTCAGAATTAATATAATTCGAGAAATTAACAAAATGTAATTGGAGTATGCCTCTTAATAAGTTAATATTTGTATATAAATGTATTTCGGGAGGAACATATGAAGAAAATTAGTGCTATATTAATTACAATTATTTTTTTAGCAACAATTACAATAGGTAAAAGTTATTATGATGACAAGGTCAAAGCAGATGTTCAAAAAGCACATAGTAGTAGCCAAGTTGAAGAGAAAAAGCATAAAGAAGAAGTAAAAGGAAAAGTCAATGCGTCTAAAAAAGAAATTTCAGAGCGAATATCTCCTGAAATAAGAAACGAACTAAATTTGATACCATTTAAAACAAAGGCTATAGAAAAATTAGATAAAGGACAAAAAGCAACAATAGTTTTCCTAGGTGATTCGACAACAGAACAGAATTTCCAAACAAACGGGAAACCTGGTCATGTATCAATTATAAATGATTTTCTAAAGAATACTTATGGATCAGACATAGTTAAAGTAGTTAACTCAGGGGTATCTGGGAATACGATTATTGATATGTCAGCAAGAATCGATAAGATTATTAGTATTAATCCAGATATAGTTGTTATAAACTCTGGATTAAATGACGCAGGTAGAAAAATATCTAATGAAGATTTTGAAACAAAATACAAGTGGGTAATTGAACAGATACAACAGAAAACTAATGCTCAAATTTTATTAAGAACTTCTAATAAAGTGATGGAGTCTGATTCGGTTAATAAACGATTAGAAACAGATATAAATCCAATTGTAAAAAAATTATCCGATGAAAATAAGACAGGGTTTGTAGATTTGTATAGTTATTATAGTTATCAAATAACAAATCTCGGTGTGCCATTTAAGAGTATAAATAATGATAATTTTCATCCAAACGAAAAAGGGCAACAAATAATTGCTGATTTATTGTTGTATACATTACTTGGCGGTAACTAAATTAGCGTTTTTAAAAAAGAGGGACAATCGTCTCTCTTTTTATTTTGAAAGGAGCTGAACCAATGCAAGAAATTCAAGATTTAAAACAAGAGATACTCCAAATAAAATCAGACCAAAAGGATATGCAGCGTGATATTCGCAACTTGGAAACACGTACCACTGTCAACGAAAAGGACATTGTAAATATAAATAAGCTTCTTGATAAGATTAGCGCTAACACTACATG
This window contains:
- a CDS encoding phage tail spike protein; translated protein: MQLKAYLENAYNIKYNPPLNELWTAGFSLPFTDPKREEIETFDYVEIFDNGKRIGMFRIMDSEEEREVHEKIITYDCEHVLSTLMDSVLFGYHERINLTTRENIEYLLSKQRIKHWKLGQCDFTKYFSYSWENEDTLLGPIYSIPKPFDEKFQWTWDDSSYPWTLNIVRYSEEITGELRYRKNMKGIKRKVEAKDVMTRIYPLGYGEGVNQLTIKSVNNGLPYIDAPEFVRELHDGFDYIWVDRRFEDAQSLYASANSMLLKACMPKVTYEIQAIDYELIDPYKIEKYETGKLVRLYDEDFNISVDLRVMDRSKDDVTGNPLDVKLVLENKVTDLGTIQADIEKRQRVNEVYSQGTTNIDSRDFQDNCDPEHPAIIRFQIPNDVKNVNELLLTFEILRFRAYERAIKGGGAVVGSTSAGGGTVSSTSAGGSIVQSTSSGGSSTQTSTSGGGSVQTSSGGGDHVHKMFHGGGIVPSEPPTIGLYTAFSDPGRNTAASFYAKGTGASLYTHGSSGEHTHSLSIPNHQHSISIPSHQHSISLPNHQHDIHLDPHSHEITLPNHTHDIEFGIFELYQTPSKVTIEVDGNTLPFDSIRGQDINLIPYLAKDSEGKLQRGRYVEIKITPDSLARINATVTGRLFIQSRSGGTY
- a CDS encoding SGNH/GDSL hydrolase family protein; the protein is MKKISAILITIIFLATITIGKSYYDDKVKADVQKAHSSSQVEEKKHKEEVKGKVNASKKEISERISPEIRNELNLIPFKTKAIEKLDKGQKATIVFLGDSTTEQNFQTNGKPGHVSIINDFLKNTYGSDIVKVVNSGVSGNTIIDMSARIDKIISINPDIVVINSGLNDAGRKISNEDFETKYKWVIEQIQQKTNAQILLRTSNKVMESDSVNKRLETDINPIVKKLSDENKTGFVDLYSYYSYQITNLGVPFKSINNDNFHPNEKGQQIIADLLLYTLLGGN
- a CDS encoding distal tail protein Dit, which translates into the protein MSLTIDGKRISELKLALLPGFQHPAAPPVRDYTVSIPGRPGAYYFGSDIDPIQFSLPLLVKPQENRYELAVAIRKMMAAFIDPYGKPKEVKLIYDYEPDKYYLARYSGSLPIERYLSMGKFELPMIAYDPHAYSIVETDDLTFDSEIPFESDVTFDIGDYGFAINTPQSINIDNYGSLVARPVIEISGTATNLTLTLNGESFLFGSFSNASFLIDAEHYAAMKNGQNFLFELKGNMERLELLPGTNAVNITGSNLNINISFKLKAKYM
- a CDS encoding hemolysin XhlA family protein, with translation MQEIQDLKQEILQIKSDQKDMQRDIRNLETRTTVNEKDIVNINKLLDKISANTTWILRIIIGAIVAGLLGLLMKGGM
- a CDS encoding SGNH/GDSL hydrolase family protein, whose amino-acid sequence is MAELTFTPVPEIGQNEPLRVGKPKINQTIRNSNEITRDLTNAKNGYPDLTSRLSNSDINLMNNPSFKVVPDYYEKASSITLVLTTTGRLGTRIDSATYVEGDCVKYKLLRNVNPNEDITVSFLANVFTSSCRVRFRVAYGQWSEWEKVANTAGVDTWFKKTFNVGDFPVTNAYNWLAIEFDKSMDIAQNTLVVAKGFDFSLNAYEGVKKQSVNIELLPEQIQGVQFNNLLNMSERTINKYITDAGFENDSTSIDVTRYIKVTPGETIGVNFKYVTPGGFFDHNKKWIRKFNFNETAAGSGWFTDNTPSNASYIRVNVLKANLSAFMLKKTATKPTSYSYYGFTSEWLPSKAEFLQSLIQPERLTGVEALNLYDDTTSLKNKYMDDLGNIIDSSIINLSRSIVVAPGEILGCNYKYAQAGVFFDEQNRFIKKIDFVQSETGWYTVTVPENARMVRVNVVKNDLLTYMLKKSAVKPKGYSPYGFLLPWAVMTTNKLLGKLIATFGDSITWLDGKVIAEVGPEPLVGYQSYMRKAGAIVDNFGHSGATIARSGISGVGCILDDIKAQDVTKYEIITIAGGTNDVGQNVNFGVVGVEEDTTFDETTTFGALRAAIEYIRSKNPKCRIYISTPIRSGRATRPSAKMQEVSEGLRKIAKMYSCPLVDMHAESGIGKGTYSTHLYDDLHPNNDGFRAMGDYFVGQLTSK